A single Flavobacteriales bacterium DNA region contains:
- a CDS encoding DUF3822 family protein, giving the protein MVTGKKTDLDRYLEHLDHPATVHLGILLQATSYTLCFSTIDRDAEMHIYRESLSDSRLNERFSTIGKDFGSVTVYSSSKEVTLVPDGLFDPSRKEEYLTLIFGQGRRKVASTHIENLDLHSIYSLEDEVYQELMGFFPQIKVKHASDPVLTQAWVNQSFSSDHLFRLHVLDQQLFAMVFKGKELRLFNVFDIPDDTDLVYHTLNIIHGMRVDHAQAVIVISGECSDSDSGHKLLKTYCPRLQYLSGPVDSQGIGEFSLTHYRYCES; this is encoded by the coding sequence ATGGTAACTGGAAAGAAGACTGATCTCGACCGATATCTCGAGCATCTGGACCATCCAGCGACCGTACATCTCGGTATCCTGCTCCAAGCTACGTCCTACACCCTCTGTTTCTCGACCATTGATCGCGATGCCGAGATGCACATCTATCGGGAATCCCTTTCTGATTCCCGATTGAACGAACGTTTCTCGACCATAGGCAAGGACTTCGGTTCGGTGACGGTCTACTCTAGCTCCAAAGAAGTCACTCTGGTCCCTGATGGTCTTTTCGATCCAAGCAGGAAAGAAGAATACCTGACACTCATCTTTGGACAAGGAAGACGCAAAGTAGCCTCTACGCATATTGAGAATCTGGACCTTCATTCGATCTACAGTTTGGAGGATGAGGTATACCAAGAACTGATGGGATTCTTTCCTCAGATCAAGGTCAAACATGCCTCGGATCCTGTATTGACCCAAGCCTGGGTCAATCAGTCCTTTTCCAGTGACCATCTTTTCAGGTTGCACGTGCTCGATCAACAACTCTTCGCTATGGTCTTCAAGGGCAAGGAACTACGCTTGTTCAACGTATTCGACATACCGGATGATACCGACCTGGTCTATCATACACTCAACATCATACATGGCATGCGCGTGGACCACGCGCAGGCAGTAATCGTCATCAGCGGTGAATGCAGCGATTCAGATTCTGGACACAAGCTTTTGAAGACCTACTGCCCTCGCTTGCAATACCTATCTGGACCAGTGGACAGTCAAGGAATAGGTGAATTCAGTTTGACCCACTATCGCTATTGCGAATCATAG
- the rsmD gene encoding 16S rRNA (guanine(966)-N(2))-methyltransferase RsmD, with protein sequence MRIIGGKYRGKKLPVSSKLDLRPTTDFAKESLFNLVQNKIDLEGVSFVDLFSGTGNISFELMSRGADRGIMVDISLSSFKYREKVLRSFDFKNVRNLKSDVLKFLRNQDRQYDLIFADPPYNYPHHERIIEDVFQHQLLKADGLLIIEHPQEYTFEKMPHFIEHRRYGRVNFSFFKP encoded by the coding sequence TTGCGAATCATAGGCGGTAAATACCGAGGCAAGAAGCTCCCGGTCTCATCCAAACTGGACCTGAGACCCACCACTGATTTTGCCAAAGAGAGCCTCTTCAACCTTGTTCAGAACAAGATCGATCTAGAGGGTGTCTCCTTTGTGGATCTGTTCTCCGGTACTGGCAATATCAGTTTTGAATTGATGAGTCGCGGAGCAGATAGAGGAATCATGGTGGATATCAGTCTCTCCAGTTTCAAGTATCGGGAGAAGGTCCTGCGATCCTTTGACTTCAAAAATGTACGGAATTTGAAATCCGATGTCCTGAAATTCTTGCGTAATCAAGATCGTCAGTATGATCTGATCTTTGCTGACCCCCCCTATAACTACCCCCACCATGAGCGTATTATCGAAGATGTCTTCCAGCATCAACTGTTGAAAGCCGATGGTCTTCTGATCATAGAACACCCTCAGGAGTATACCTTTGAGAAGATGCCACACTTCATTGAGCACAGGAGATATGGCAGGGTCAATTTCTCATTCTTCAAACCTTGA